Within Mytilus edulis chromosome 10, xbMytEdul2.2, whole genome shotgun sequence, the genomic segment tttaaaagatcctACAAAGTGCTTTGTTCGATGGACTCTTTCAACTCCAAGTAACTGGCGTGTTGAAGATATCAAACGGAAGCTCAGATCCGTAACAGAATTAACAAATTTTACCATTGAATTTGTGTATACCGGATCACTCATAATAGACACGTCAGTTTCCATGGATTTGATCACAGTTCCGGATAGATTTAGTATAGCTTTCCTAGAATTTCTACGGAGTTTTGTAAAGTCTTGTGAGATTGATACCACTATTGATGTTAGTGTTGATgtaaacattttagcatcgtttaTACCGTATACGGGTAAGTCAATTTcctgagaaaaaatgttttattagatAAAACTTATCTTGTTTACATGCAACAATTTATACAAACAAGAACTGAAAATAAACAATTGTgtgaagacaataacaatcaaaaccaaggagtaaacaaagactaaaaaaaagaGGACATTttcatcaacagttataaataataaataagaaacaacacgaactccactaaaaaccgggagtgaaatcaggtgctccggaagggtaaacaattcctgcaccgtatacggcacccgtcgtgaaCACTCACTCTTGCAACACGTATCTTAAAAGACCAGAATTATTCGAGACATGAGTATTACCTCCATGAAAATATCTGTCAATTAAGTCAATTTCAAAAATCAGAATATCGTTTTTATTGTCAAAGTTACTTTTAAATTGCTTCATACAGATGGTACTGTTCATTTGAATTTCAAACTTAGACAAAGCAATGttatcttctttaatttttttttatttcttccttTATTCCTCTTGATATCCCAATTGTAAGTCTGTCAATAGCTCCATGAACTCtctgtagataaaaaaaaacacattaacaataaacaataaaatcgAGACTTGAGAATAATACAAAAATACTGTTGTGCGTCGAACCCTTATTGTACATATTTATATCTTACGATAAAGATGGCAAAACTTGATATAAGTAAGTTTTCGTCTGAAAGTGTTAAAACACCAAAGATAAATCAATTGTGGAAACGCGCATCTTGTGCGTTATGATTGGGTCTGCTGTTGTgttaaaagatatattttaagTTGTGCAAGATTGttctataaataaaatttcaagatATGAAATTTGTTAAACTGCAAATAGTTCCAATAAACGTCATTCTTTAAGCTGTTTATGTCtactttttgtaatatttgaacATTGGTTTTATTCGTCTCCAATTTATTATTTGATACTTACAAATTTCGGATTTAATAATTTAAGCACTATTGATAAGAAAGTACTTGTTGATTGCATTGTAATTTTGGGGGTAAATTTCGgcttttgttatttttatcagGAGGTGAATatgattaaaaatcaaataccgATTGGAATGATTAACAACAAACACATAACTGAAATAAAACTAAtggcatttcgacaataaatttTTATCCTAACAAACACTGCATTTAACAGATTCAACAAATTCTGTCGACCAAATgattcttaaaatttaaaataagaaaatgttgtCCCATTTTATATAAATCAATGTAGTGTTATTTTACTGCCGAACAATTAACCTTCAAAGACTTCACATTTCTGTTTCTATAGCAAAAGAAATTAAAGAAGAGTTCATCTTTGGATCCTGTCGAACATGTAGTAATAGAAACCTGACTACTGGAGCAAAAAAGTGGTGTAAAGACTGTCAGGAGCTTTATTGCAACACCTGCTCTATGTACCATACGGCTACAAAACCCTTAGCTAATCACACATTACTATCGTTAAACGATAGTATGGAATATTTTCCACCAAAAATTCCACAAGACATTACATGCAATAAACATGATCGGGATTTTAATTTCTTTtgcaaaacacatcaaaaaacaATCTGCGTTGAGTGCGTCAGGGTGGTTCACACAAATTGTACTGACATTGTTCCTCTAAGTGAAGCTACTTTGAATACAACATCGTCatccatgtttgaaaatttggTATCGCAAGTAGAAGAACTGATTGCCGACACGAAACAAGTTTTGTCAGATTTAGCGAATTTGTCATTAGCTATTGAGCAACAAAATACTAACATTAAATCTTCTATTACTGATAAGTTTAAAGGGGTTGCTTTTGGAAATGAAagaattaatatcacctttaacgAATTGAAATTAAAGCACGAAGTATGTAAAACTGAAATAGAAAAGACggttaaaaaaattatgacaataaaacagaacatttctaaaattgatattcagttatatcaaatgaaagaatatTGTTCTGAACGTCAGGCTTTTTTCTTTGTAcacaatattttcaaaagtataacTAGGGAATATGAAACATTTAGAACATCTTTAAGTGACATGAAAACATTAAGTTTGTACTATAAATCAGGCGAAACATATAACATTCTAGGCTATGAGGTAGAAAAGGTCGAAATTGTGTTAAAATCTGAACCTTATATTTTTCATTCTGCAAAACAAACTGCAAAAAATAAACAGGCTCAAGTTCCAATTTGTGTAATCAGCATAGATAAAATCAGACTGTCAAAAAATATCagatttcatttaaaatataaagtcataaaatattcaaaggtTGTATGTCTTAGTGACAAAGTAATCATTTTTGACGACACAGCAACTGGACTTCTAATATACAATATCATTGGTTCTTTGGAGCGAGAAATTGAATTTTCACCCGTAGATAAACAAGGATTAAAAAAACCCCAACTAAAAAATTCATGGTTTAATGTTAGAGATATAACGGTTATCAGGAAAGACTGCATCGCTGTGATGAGACAGAATGATATATTAAGTGTAAACGTAGAAAAAGGATATGTTAATTGTATCACCAAAAGTCGCAATATGTATTCTTGTTGTAGATTGTGTTACTGTAAAGACTTTCTTTACCTTATCGATTGTAAGGGTAAAATCACTGTTATGGACTTGGATGGAAATATTGTCAACATCATTATTTACAAAATTGCTTTCAACGAAATCATATCATATGTTGTTCAGAATAATAAGATATACATTTTGTCAAACGTTCTTAGATGTTTAGATCTAAATGGCCAACTGATTTGGGAAGCACACATCGACAAACCCGATTTTCAGTCTGATATACAAATGTCCGTTGATAATTGGGGCAATTGTTATATACCAAGTGCTGTAAGTAATACTATAAAAGTTATATCAAACTATGGCCATCAAAGCAAATTATTACTTCCAGTGACAGATGACATCAGATATCTAAGAGCGGTATATTTTGATAAGACAAACAACCGTTTAATTGTAATGACTTTGTATGGTATATGTACAGTGTTTGGTGTAACTTTTACAGAGTAATTGCATAataattatgatacatgtattactatcgaattgaaaattaataaagTATAATGTCATAGTTTAATGTTTTCAATCACGAcctcaatttattattattaacccCTATCAAAGTGATCATTTATACTTCTTGTATAAATAAGATGATTATAATcagttagttaaaaaaaatagataacgGAATAagcaaaatgtatatatttcatacttttctctgattcttaccaaaaaaaatatagcCAGCGCTTCATATAGCTGCTTTAGATATTGTTGATTACTTTTTTGCATGTTCTTAGTACAATTTTGCATCGAAGGGCGTCTAAAACAAAACCAATTATGttgtttataaacaaatatatagagTTACTTCCAATAAAAAGTAAATTAgctaacaaaaaaagatatcaattcaattcaaatgttttttgccataaaactacatatttatagtatgtgACACAACATAGCAAAAtgaaaatatcgaactccaaggaatattcaaatggaaagtcctttatcaaatggcagtatcaaaagctgaaacacatcacccaaatagaaaacaactgtcatattcatgacttggtacagggattACTGTATGTTTAAAATGGTGGGTACTGGATTGTAACTGGTTTTGtcgctagctaaacctctcacatatATCACAGTTGCATAGAATTTCATTATATTGCCAACAATTGTTGCACTTATGTATACTCGCATAAGTTCTAAAAACGCATTCGAAATTGTTTTCATCCGGATTTAGTTGCATACAACATAAAAAGCAAAAATGTGACAATTTGTGGGGTACAGCAGCCAACATAGTGTTCAAAATGTAGTTAAAAATATTGGATTTCGGTTTAgaatatggtccgagaccacaagtatttcgtagtgcatttcttttagaacataaatgaaaataaaaaaaaatcccacctgcgctttctcaaagaaatttttacagtgtgttgtactacttttgggacaaattatatcaaaattatagaaaacttcatcggctctaactcaagatatgaacaattttatgtttagggcgtcttgaaatcttttgacagcttccgaagtgctaatttttaacctttttcagctggaccaaatcactaatttcctttaaaattctggacccaaatttttttacagtgtaatttcacccccctacttgcaatttcaggcattaaacatggagaaataaatttggaagggttataaaaattaatggcaagtaacccactgtcaacactagggactatattcgttgaacaacgaaaatcaaaagacgacaattgtggtctcggaccatatgaTTCGATAAAAACTTAAACCAAAGACTGGCGTAATGTTAACTCGGGTGGAAAAAATCTTGCTGTTAGTTTTCAATAGTATCTTTTTTAGTCCTGTGTtatacttttgaaaatgcctgaagttaagaaaaaaactgaaattaaTCGTAAATTTAAGATATCAAAATACTTGACTTAAGATGATCAGAAATGATCTACATTTAAAATCAATTGGTAATACATCTATTTTGCTACTCTCAACCTATCCATGCTTTAAATGtgcttttttaaatatacatcgTATTGAAATGTTTAAATAACTTATAATACTGTCAACAGCAATGTTTGGAATGTAAATTTTCCATTAAATCTAATCTCATAAAATTAtcgtgtatataaaaaaagaaaatgtggtatgattgccaatgagacaactctccacaagagaccaaaatgacacagaaattaaaacaactataggtcaccgtacagccttcaacaatgagcaaagcccataccgcatagaccccgaaatgactatgtaaaacaattcaatcgggaaaactaacggccttatttatgtacaaaaaattaacgaaaaacaaatatgtaacacataaacaaacgataaccactgaattacaggctcctgacttggacaggcacatacatacataatgtggcggggttaaacatattagcgggatcccaaccctcctctaacctgggacagtggtataacagtacaacaaacgaacgaactacaaaaatcagttgaaaaaggcttaactcatcaaatggacaaaaatacaagtaagGCGAACATGTCTTCAAACACGTACATGTAACAAACTTTCTTTCACAACCTGTAATATCTGAAGTAAATCTCCTTCGTACTTAACTGACAAAAATTATAGGGATAAACGCAACACTTAAAGGAACATAAATTCAAGAAATTCAAGAAACTATCCGTAGAGAGCAAGTTAAAAAACGGAAAATTGAGGACCAAAACTAACGGCCCaagttattacaaaacaatttaaaaaatcaaatatgacagatatgaatcaaggacaaccactgaacaggTTACTGAattgtcacaaacttattgtaTGAATTTTACACTGCAAACAATTTTGATTtgattcaatatatttcataaaacgTTTCTTCTTGTTCAGTAAATCTAGATTTGTAATTCGTCGGCATAACGCTGTGGTTTTTTTCCGGTTTTTTTCTTGTTCGTAAACAGTGTTAATTTTACGTGCAGTTACATATCTCATAATCGTATTCTAGATTTTCTTTATCACACAAGCTTAATATCGAAAGAAAGataattaaataaatgtcaagGATACATAGCTGTTTAATACTAGGGTATTGTATGATCATTGTAAAGCTCATTTCTATGTTTAAAGCTGGCTTTAAAATTGACAACTTTTATCTTGAACAATATTCCGGTTGTCATCAtttgtcttatatatatatataaatatacaatgtatatttacaaattgatttcaatttttcattcTCCCGAAATCTAGTTACTCAAAAACTCACcgtgaaagaaaatttatttttcatttgaactttttgcgaaggttataacgcaaaggtttgcgtttaacacaaaggtttgcgttatatcgtaaatgtttgcgttatattaAACGCAAAAGGTTTACGTTATAACGccaaggtttgcgttataacgtaaaggtttaCGTTACGCAAAgataggaagaaaaaaaaaaatgtgtggcgctaaaaCGCTTCCGTAATCTTTTGCTTTTGCGTAACACAAAACTAGAgtctctcaagagcctgtgtcgctcacctataTCTACTGTTGTTTCggaaatcatttaaaataaaggaTTTAAAGATAAAA encodes:
- the LOC139491710 gene encoding uncharacterized protein, whose translation is MASEQQDFLKRLQQFYGDVVMNVVHVYFEREALDKTTLFLFLDKHKHELFHEYIPKVSCCECLKSNSIASAYRTGSLCEFQFDLLYDRSACVVTNHELKKGQKFKQYCVCNINPKRVEVADLDIILIRAVIKTCCKRTLPGNPLWLKEIKDVRNYIDHIGNPSRISKSDFDEKWSILETNTLDLAMMTGKSFRHLIQMQIQSLKAVHNTTLVMQEATEKANDSLKTDILNALINRPGVTQNEIEQISYQLDQLLFKITDLEVKISTKGKSDVIESEQKDPTKCFVRWTLSTPSNWRVEDIKRKLRSVTELTNFTIEFVYTGSLIIDTSVSMDLITVPDRFSIAFLEFLRSFVKSCEIDTTIDVSVDVNILASFIPYTAKEIKEEFIFGSCRTCSNRNLTTGAKKWCKDCQELYCNTCSMYHTATKPLANHTLLSLNDSMEYFPPKIPQDITCNKHDRDFNFFCKTHQKTICVECVRVVHTNCTDIVPLSEATLNTTSSSMFENLVSQVEELIADTKQVLSDLANLSLAIEQQNTNIKSSITDKFKGVAFGNERINITFNELKLKHEVCKTEIEKTVKKIMTIKQNISKIDIQLYQMKEYCSERQAFFFVHNIFKSITREYETFRTSLSDMKTLSLYYKSGETYNILGYEVEKVEIVLKSEPYIFHSAKQTAKNKQAQVPICVISIDKIRLSKNIRFHLKYKVIKYSKVVCLSDKVIIFDDTATGLLIYNIIGSLEREIEFSPVDKQGLKKPQLKNSWFNVRDITVIRKDCIAVMRQNDILSVNVEKGYVNCITKSRNMYSCCRLCYCKDFLYLIDCKGKITVMDLDGNIVNIIIYKIAFNEIISYVVQNNKIYILSNVLRCLDLNGQLIWEAHIDKPDFQSDIQMSVDNWGNCYIPSAVSNTIKVISNYGHQSKLLLPVTDDIRYLRAVYFDKTNNRLIVMTLYGICTVFGVTFTE